The following coding sequences are from one Yoonia sp. GPGPB17 window:
- a CDS encoding SDR family NAD(P)-dependent oxidoreductase, protein MTNGNKTAIVTGGLSGMGLAIARRLAQDATTVVVGARSAADTAHVRDILGIDHTNIHAAALDVRSTESVDAFVSEVTATHGGVDILINAAGVYEEAAVIEHPDSVWDDHIDTNLSGSFRTIRAVMPHMKRAGWGRIVNIASVAAHNGMANNAAYCTSKAGLLGLGRCVSLEGAAHGITCVSISPTWVETEMLRRFIDADMASTGQSLDAVRAEYAKSNPQNQLVQPTEVAELAAFLVSDAARALTMEDYQVNAGALW, encoded by the coding sequence ATGACAAACGGCAACAAGACGGCAATCGTTACTGGCGGACTTTCGGGCATGGGGCTGGCGATTGCACGTCGACTGGCGCAAGACGCGACGACTGTTGTTGTAGGTGCGCGTAGTGCTGCGGATACTGCGCATGTACGCGACATCCTTGGAATTGATCACACCAACATTCACGCGGCCGCTTTGGATGTGCGATCAACCGAAAGCGTTGACGCGTTTGTGTCCGAGGTTACGGCGACCCACGGTGGCGTTGATATTTTAATCAATGCGGCAGGTGTTTACGAAGAGGCGGCGGTCATCGAACATCCAGACAGTGTCTGGGACGATCATATCGATACCAATCTTAGCGGATCGTTTCGCACCATCCGCGCGGTGATGCCCCACATGAAACGCGCAGGTTGGGGCCGGATCGTCAACATTGCGTCTGTCGCAGCACACAACGGAATGGCGAATAACGCGGCATATTGCACATCTAAGGCTGGGCTTTTGGGGCTGGGCCGGTGTGTCAGCCTTGAGGGTGCCGCACACGGGATTACCTGCGTCTCAATCAGCCCGACATGGGTAGAAACCGAAATGCTGCGACGGTTCATTGATGCGGATATGGCATCGACGGGGCAAAGCCTTGACGCGGTGCGCGCCGAGTATGCCAAATCAAATCCGCAAAACCAGCTTGTTCAACCAACCGAGGTTGCAGAACTGGCTGCGTTCCTGGTCAGTGATGCGGCCCGCGCTTTAACGATGGAGGACTATCAGGTCAACGCAGGCGCGCTTTGGTAG
- a CDS encoding relaxase/mobilization nuclease domain-containing protein translates to MRLNDAVDAVTGEVFRDGWSRIRGSMQGLHVSKQKQMVRAAAGHRAAVFKAIRGGGTNNKSELANQLGYLTTKSTHIVDSSGFLDGKSKLDHGEIKDLTERFAKRWSAGFKPKLGQTTHLLMSFPIGTRGEDVRDIATDVAERFFQNDKGHFDYIIAVHEDRDHPHAHLVLNRRSQEGEFFYLARSHRFNYDDFRLAMVEEAETYGVRLEATRRIDRGEVHYPPKTREVYAAKEEGRVPQERERVGKDLTRTLAEIANTKIVFHSLAAEASSENREDIAEVLFRAGEVLAQGRQVETLGGVYMAEDESFEDLRSRYAEKVANITDLIAAKPDAERPALEKTLNTIQARVQHMQPLGLRSNSLSEVPSEGGVYSEANIQESQLERLSEPRVRARVDAALRGTGINTSEVVARMETGAQNAALEYQWIADDLSKVAEAKDLNLERRVDLEQARDILNNVHVQLGTMLEREGILRRDGVIEEAREVQADVTDSLIEVAANDVRVETRIEDRDEAVIETRAVERLENEQRNYLRDHPELIARPTDVIRMDQEGRAVIVDRAAADRIITEVEAAKLGAHSRTPISTAVTRDLQMRYPDMPEQLAEGLGDTYERVYEARGVEREILLTEREAVQNETPELSRVLVHERAGELSSPFETEIDREAFRMEVARVLDAAQLDRLKDGDSDALESVIEDRLDRLYAAKVYLQSDAATANSDALRQVVDELADVEVERHRAADVDGETERGQIH, encoded by the coding sequence ATGCGGCTGAATGATGCGGTAGATGCGGTCACGGGAGAGGTGTTTCGCGATGGGTGGAGCCGGATCCGTGGCTCGATGCAGGGCCTGCATGTCTCCAAGCAAAAACAGATGGTGCGCGCTGCTGCGGGGCATCGGGCTGCTGTGTTCAAGGCGATCCGGGGCGGTGGGACAAACAACAAATCCGAGCTTGCGAACCAGCTCGGATATCTCACCACCAAGTCGACGCATATCGTCGACAGTAGTGGGTTCCTGGATGGCAAATCCAAGCTTGATCACGGTGAGATCAAAGACCTCACTGAGCGCTTTGCGAAGCGGTGGAGCGCGGGGTTCAAACCTAAGCTTGGGCAAACCACACATTTGCTGATGTCCTTCCCGATCGGCACGCGGGGGGAGGATGTGCGCGACATTGCGACCGATGTGGCGGAGCGGTTCTTCCAGAATGATAAGGGGCATTTCGACTACATCATCGCGGTGCATGAAGACCGGGATCACCCGCATGCGCATCTTGTGTTGAACCGGCGCTCGCAAGAGGGCGAGTTCTTCTATTTGGCGCGGAGCCACCGGTTCAACTATGACGACTTCCGCCTGGCCATGGTCGAAGAGGCGGAGACCTATGGCGTGCGTCTGGAAGCCACGAGACGGATAGATCGCGGCGAGGTGCATTACCCGCCCAAAACCCGTGAGGTCTATGCGGCCAAGGAAGAGGGCAGGGTGCCCCAGGAGCGGGAACGTGTTGGCAAAGATCTGACCCGCACGCTGGCGGAGATCGCCAATACCAAAATCGTGTTCCACTCACTGGCAGCCGAGGCGTCCTCCGAGAACCGTGAAGACATTGCCGAGGTGCTATTCCGTGCGGGCGAGGTTCTCGCGCAGGGCAGACAGGTCGAAACATTAGGAGGTGTTTACATGGCCGAGGATGAGTCATTCGAGGATCTGCGCAGCAGGTATGCGGAAAAGGTCGCAAACATCACAGACCTGATCGCGGCAAAGCCGGATGCGGAGCGGCCCGCATTGGAGAAGACCCTCAACACAATACAGGCACGCGTGCAGCATATGCAGCCTCTGGGGCTGCGCTCGAATTCCCTCTCGGAGGTTCCTTCAGAAGGTGGGGTTTATTCCGAAGCCAATATTCAGGAAAGCCAGTTGGAACGTCTTTCCGAGCCACGGGTGCGCGCCCGCGTTGATGCGGCGCTGCGCGGCACGGGGATCAACACGTCCGAAGTTGTGGCGCGGATGGAGACGGGTGCGCAGAACGCGGCGCTGGAGTATCAATGGATTGCGGATGATCTATCCAAGGTGGCCGAGGCCAAAGACCTCAATCTTGAGCGGCGTGTAGATTTGGAGCAGGCGCGGGACATTCTCAACAATGTGCATGTGCAACTGGGGACCATGCTGGAGCGCGAAGGTATTCTGCGTCGCGACGGGGTTATTGAAGAAGCCCGCGAGGTGCAGGCGGATGTCACAGACAGTCTGATCGAGGTCGCTGCAAATGACGTTCGCGTCGAAACGCGAATTGAAGACCGAGACGAAGCCGTAATCGAAACCCGCGCTGTCGAGCGTTTGGAAAACGAACAGCGAAACTACCTGCGCGACCACCCAGAGCTAATCGCCCGCCCGACAGATGTCATCCGCATGGATCAAGAGGGCAGGGCCGTGATCGTTGATCGGGCCGCAGCAGACCGGATCATCACCGAGGTTGAAGCGGCTAAGCTGGGTGCGCACAGCAGAACACCGATATCAACTGCTGTCACGCGCGATCTACAGATGCGATATCCTGACATGCCCGAGCAGCTGGCGGAAGGTCTCGGCGACACCTACGAACGGGTCTATGAGGCGCGCGGCGTAGAACGTGAGATCCTTCTTACAGAGCGCGAGGCGGTTCAGAATGAGACGCCTGAACTCTCTCGTGTTCTGGTCCATGAACGGGCAGGGGAGTTGTCGTCGCCCTTTGAGACTGAAATCGACCGTGAAGCATTCCGCATGGAGGTGGCGCGGGTTTTGGACGCGGCGCAGCTGGATCGCCTGAAGGACGGCGACAGCGACGCCTTGGAAAGCGTCATCGAAGACCGTCTCGACCGCCTCTATGCAGCAAAAGTCTATCTGCAATCGGATGCGGCGACGGCAAACTCGGACGCCTTGCGCCAGGTTGTCGACGAGTTGGCAGACGTTGAAGTCGAGAGACACCGCGCGGCGGACGTGGACGGCGAGACTGAACGAGGCCAGATCCATTGA
- a CDS encoding glutathione S-transferase family protein: MKDQTLRLDVSGTFGMYKLFYSLKSASMGIRVLLEEIGAPYELIQTSVDKDTPRPTEQLAVNPNGWVPVLLWENGAMYEAAAITVFLGDRHPEAQLAPAIDDPSRAVFLQTLIYFSNSVQNAFQLTYYPDRFVDAPEDEPSAQQRGNRRLRETWAVIDTQIGDKEWILGDRFSAADIYLFMLTTWLRTAKGHPTMIEFPNAKRIADNVLQRPSIQQVYRPWTKNPEY, encoded by the coding sequence GTGAAAGACCAAACACTAAGGCTAGATGTTTCAGGAACTTTTGGCATGTATAAACTATTCTACTCTTTGAAAAGCGCCTCAATGGGCATCCGAGTTTTGTTGGAAGAAATTGGTGCGCCCTACGAGCTTATTCAAACTTCAGTGGACAAGGATACGCCGCGACCAACGGAGCAGCTTGCAGTTAATCCCAATGGCTGGGTTCCAGTTCTGCTTTGGGAAAATGGTGCGATGTACGAAGCCGCAGCCATAACGGTATTTCTGGGTGATCGTCATCCCGAGGCACAGTTGGCACCCGCCATAGACGATCCATCGCGCGCGGTATTTCTGCAAACGTTGATCTACTTTTCCAACTCGGTGCAAAACGCCTTTCAGCTTACCTATTACCCGGACCGATTTGTTGATGCACCCGAGGATGAGCCAAGTGCGCAGCAGCGCGGCAACCGGAGGCTGAGGGAGACTTGGGCGGTCATCGACACACAAATTGGCGACAAGGAATGGATTCTTGGAGATCGGTTCAGTGCAGCCGATATCTACCTATTCATGCTGACTACCTGGCTGCGTACTGCAAAGGGGCATCCCACAATGATCGAATTTCCGAATGCCAAACGCATCGCCGATAACGTATTGCAAAGGCCAAGCATACAGCAGGTCTATCGACCATGGACAAAGAACCCAGAGTACTAG
- a CDS encoding tyrosine-type recombinase/integrase gives MPRVQLPAVTQKRRAWNKGRIIGQKRPLLPKQVWAIRTRLELAGYLRDLTLFNVAIDSKLRGCDLVKLSVSDLVKHDRVRERVSVIQSKTKRPVQFELTENTRETVSAWVKSAEMFACSFMFPSRFHDRSHISTRQYGRLVRDWVTAIGLEPSGYGTHSLRRTKAAEIYRKTGNLRAVQLLLGHTKVDSTVRYLGVELEDALGISERIDI, from the coding sequence ATGCCAAGAGTTCAACTTCCTGCGGTCACACAGAAACGTAGAGCCTGGAACAAGGGACGGATCATTGGTCAGAAGCGACCTTTGCTGCCGAAACAGGTCTGGGCGATCCGGACACGGCTTGAACTGGCGGGCTATCTGCGTGACCTCACTTTGTTCAACGTCGCCATCGACAGCAAACTTCGCGGCTGTGATCTTGTCAAATTGTCTGTGTCTGACTTGGTAAAGCATGACCGCGTTCGGGAACGCGTATCCGTTATCCAGAGCAAGACAAAGCGACCAGTTCAATTTGAATTGACGGAGAACACGCGTGAAACTGTAAGTGCCTGGGTCAAATCTGCTGAGATGTTTGCATGCTCATTCATGTTCCCAAGCCGGTTCCATGACCGCTCGCACATCTCAACCCGGCAGTATGGACGGCTTGTACGCGATTGGGTGACGGCGATTGGGCTGGAGCCAAGTGGATATGGCACTCATTCGCTTCGCCGGACAAAGGCAGCGGAGATCTATCGAAAAACTGGCAACCTCCGCGCGGTCCAACTGCTGCTTGGTCACACGAAGGTCGATAGTACAGTGCGATACCTTGGCGTTGAACTTGAAGACGCCCTGGGTATCTCGGAGCGTATCGATATCTGA
- a CDS encoding DUF2958 domain-containing protein — protein MVKLFTPDGGATWLLSEIEPDDPDIAFGLCDLGLGFPELGSVRISVLLAHRGRLGLPIERDLDFRADASISTYADRAQVAGGIIA, from the coding sequence GTGGTCAAGCTCTTCACACCTGACGGAGGCGCAACCTGGCTGCTATCCGAGATCGAACCAGATGATCCAGACATCGCCTTTGGGCTCTGTGATCTTGGCCTCGGATTTCCCGAGCTTGGTTCTGTTCGGATCAGTGTTCTACTCGCCCATCGTGGTCGCCTTGGACTGCCGATCGAACGCGACCTGGACTTCAGAGCCGATGCTTCAATCAGCACCTATGCGGACCGTGCCCAAGTTGCCGGTGGGATCATCGCCTGA
- a CDS encoding SDR family oxidoreductase, whose product MRALPVVTDDTDVESAAEDAVIAAAAAAMGCAPSQIDPALSFHDQGGDSLICVTLMLELEKVYKRPIDFELAMNVPLHRLDQLMTQEADAPAPTDTFNRPGILLTGATGFLGGHVLAQAARDLPEGEVIYCLVRDKNRGARDRLDDVAATHGIAQKRYVMVPGTLDAPDFGLDASPVKALAASVRQVIHCAAMVNLAIGRKEMLDWSARGMNTVLQFCRDANADLRFTSSSSVFPDRGGPWPETPAKLWDDITGYGAAKIAAETAIRASDTPAAIVRLPSLYDLNAPNPRDIYEIILEASLKAGQMPQSLTFPMTDVTAAAAFLLGPITATDGPIYNLMADTPITSNDPNSLPVNDWLAKVDLEPGIANVIENFPETLQADASFINTAARTAWTRISNRPYCAISDSDALLSRRQSAYQSAPALT is encoded by the coding sequence ATGCGCGCCCTGCCTGTTGTCACGGATGACACCGACGTTGAAAGTGCTGCCGAAGATGCCGTGATTGCCGCCGCCGCCGCCGCGATGGGGTGTGCACCGTCACAGATTGATCCTGCGCTCAGCTTTCATGATCAAGGCGGCGATAGTTTGATTTGCGTCACCCTGATGCTTGAGTTGGAAAAGGTTTACAAACGCCCCATCGACTTTGAACTGGCAATGAACGTGCCATTGCACCGCCTTGACCAGTTAATGACCCAAGAGGCCGACGCTCCTGCGCCGACCGATACCTTTAACCGCCCCGGCATTTTGTTGACTGGCGCGACAGGGTTTCTGGGTGGTCATGTTTTGGCCCAAGCGGCCCGTGATCTGCCCGAGGGTGAGGTGATCTACTGTCTTGTTCGCGATAAAAATCGTGGCGCGCGTGATCGGCTGGACGATGTCGCAGCGACGCATGGAATCGCCCAGAAGCGTTACGTGATGGTGCCCGGCACCTTGGATGCGCCTGACTTCGGCCTTGATGCGTCCCCGGTCAAGGCATTGGCAGCCTCTGTCAGACAGGTCATTCATTGCGCAGCGATGGTAAACCTCGCCATTGGGCGCAAGGAAATGCTGGACTGGTCGGCGCGTGGCATGAACACGGTTCTGCAATTTTGTCGCGATGCGAATGCGGACCTGCGGTTCACCTCGTCCAGTTCGGTTTTCCCGGATCGCGGAGGCCCGTGGCCTGAGACACCCGCGAAGCTATGGGACGACATCACAGGCTACGGCGCTGCGAAAATCGCGGCAGAAACAGCGATCCGTGCCTCAGATACTCCCGCCGCGATTGTGCGGCTGCCATCACTTTATGATCTGAACGCCCCAAACCCGCGCGACATTTATGAAATAATCCTGGAGGCCTCTTTGAAGGCCGGTCAGATGCCGCAATCGTTGACGTTTCCGATGACCGACGTCACCGCTGCCGCTGCGTTTCTGCTTGGCCCGATAACAGCAACAGATGGCCCGATTTATAACCTGATGGCTGATACGCCCATCACTTCCAATGATCCTAATTCGTTGCCGGTGAACGATTGGCTCGCCAAAGTCGATCTTGAACCCGGCATCGCAAACGTTATCGAGAATTTCCCCGAAACCTTGCAGGCCGATGCATCATTTATCAACACGGCCGCACGCACGGCTTGGACGCGCATATCGAACCGTCCGTACTGCGCCATCAGTGATAGTGACGCGCTACTGTCGCGGCGGCAATCGGCCTACCAAAGCGCGCCTGCGTTGACCTGA
- a CDS encoding Lrp/AsnC family transcriptional regulator, producing MKRSESLDPFDLEILRILQKDNTVPQRVIGERVNLSAPSVQRRIKRLEASGVIAAQTATVDPARFGPALTVVVQVELNVETGGAIEQVKQSFVDAPEVQQCYYVTGEADFVLIILVQDMSEYEALTQRLFFSNETIKKFKTFVTMDRTKVSLEIDI from the coding sequence TTGAAACGTTCAGAATCTCTTGATCCGTTCGATTTGGAGATCCTCCGCATTCTACAAAAAGACAACACCGTGCCACAACGGGTGATCGGGGAGCGGGTCAATCTGTCAGCGCCATCTGTGCAACGCAGGATCAAGCGGCTCGAGGCGTCTGGTGTCATCGCCGCCCAAACGGCCACTGTAGATCCCGCACGTTTTGGACCCGCCTTAACCGTAGTTGTTCAAGTCGAGCTGAACGTGGAGACGGGAGGGGCAATCGAACAGGTCAAGCAAAGCTTCGTCGATGCCCCTGAAGTACAGCAATGCTATTACGTCACTGGTGAAGCCGATTTTGTGTTGATCATTCTGGTGCAAGATATGTCTGAATATGAGGCCCTGACGCAGCGACTTTTCTTTTCAAACGAGACGATCAAGAAGTTCAAAACCTTTGTCACAATGGACCGCACCAAAGTGAGCTTAGAAATCGACATCTGA
- a CDS encoding IS1182 family transposase has translation MMGPKQEAQAALFYEFSLEDHVPQNHLLRSIGRFVDLSSIRSHLSDFYSHTGRPSIDPELMIRMLLVGYCSGIRSERQLCEEVHLNLAYRWFCRLDLSDRIPDHSTFSKNRHGRFRESDLLRHVFEMTVARCMEEGLVGGQGFAVDASLISADVQKQNSSNPGDWAARIGDAKDAPRAVREYLDTLNDEAFGAATTTKPKFTAHADPASQWTAARKGPAFFAFSTNYLIDTDHSIIVDVDASRSNRTAEVGAMRKMLDRTEERFGIKPDWIAADTAYGAADNLVWLTLKRQILPFIPVFDKGERKDGTFSRSDFTWDDENDRYICPGGKEMRHTWRTYSDPKRNAPVWKSRNYRALKSDCTGCELKAKCCPNAERRSVHREKYEVVRDFARVCTASEFNPKAQARRKKVEMLFAHLKRILGLGRLRLRGPCGVQDEFTLAATAQNLRKLAKLKPMVTATG, from the coding sequence ATGATGGGACCGAAGCAGGAGGCGCAGGCAGCACTGTTTTATGAGTTTTCGCTGGAAGATCACGTTCCCCAAAACCACCTGTTGCGGTCGATTGGTCGCTTCGTTGACTTGAGCAGCATCCGGTCACACCTTTCAGATTTCTACAGCCACACCGGGCGCCCATCCATTGATCCTGAATTGATGATCCGGATGTTGCTAGTGGGCTATTGCTCTGGCATCCGCTCTGAGCGCCAGTTGTGCGAAGAGGTTCATCTGAACCTTGCCTATCGCTGGTTCTGCCGCCTCGACCTGAGTGACCGCATCCCGGATCATTCGACCTTTTCCAAGAACCGCCACGGACGCTTTCGCGAGAGTGACCTTCTACGTCACGTATTTGAAATGACTGTCGCTCGCTGCATGGAAGAAGGGTTGGTAGGTGGCCAAGGATTTGCCGTCGATGCCAGTTTGATCAGTGCAGATGTCCAAAAACAAAACTCCAGCAACCCAGGTGATTGGGCAGCCCGCATAGGTGACGCCAAAGATGCACCGCGCGCAGTGCGGGAATACCTCGACACGCTGAACGACGAAGCCTTTGGTGCAGCCACTACGACCAAGCCCAAGTTTACGGCTCATGCCGATCCCGCCAGCCAATGGACTGCCGCACGCAAAGGCCCCGCTTTCTTTGCTTTTTCTACCAATTATCTGATCGATACAGATCACAGTATCATCGTTGATGTGGATGCCAGCCGCTCGAACAGAACCGCCGAGGTAGGCGCAATGCGCAAGATGCTCGACCGCACCGAAGAGCGCTTTGGCATAAAGCCTGACTGGATTGCAGCTGATACCGCGTATGGTGCCGCCGACAATCTGGTTTGGTTGACACTGAAGCGGCAAATCCTGCCGTTCATCCCAGTCTTTGACAAAGGTGAACGCAAGGACGGCACCTTCTCGCGGTCCGACTTCACTTGGGATGATGAGAACGACCGATACATCTGCCCTGGCGGCAAAGAGATGCGGCACACCTGGCGAACCTATTCCGATCCAAAACGGAATGCGCCAGTTTGGAAATCCAGAAACTATCGAGCATTGAAATCAGACTGCACAGGATGCGAGCTGAAGGCAAAGTGCTGCCCTAACGCTGAAAGGCGTTCGGTTCATCGAGAGAAATATGAAGTTGTCAGAGACTTTGCCCGAGTTTGCACAGCCTCGGAGTTCAATCCGAAGGCTCAGGCCCGACGCAAGAAGGTCGAAATGCTCTTCGCACATCTCAAACGTATCCTTGGATTGGGCAGGCTCCGATTACGTGGCCCATGTGGCGTCCAGGACGAATTTACCCTCGCCGCCACCGCCCAAAACCTCCGGAAATTGGCCAAACTTAAGCCAATGGTGACCGCAACCGGATAA
- a CDS encoding helix-turn-helix domain-containing protein, which translates to MSRSKRLTDAQRMEIVREAANGMSTSVLAARFGVTPRAVQYTVKSDAERQRDTAVPVLAVSVKVTPEEMAEFDAVLASAGIETRSEGLRRLMQAAGGTFVADAQLAAEMTRYRASLNEVGNGVAQIAKQMRRANQAGQGSGPEFSELRLAQIRGLARFILDSADEIDLLVRRRREAMQLTATTALREFAHAAE; encoded by the coding sequence ATGTCTCGCTCGAAACGTCTCACCGATGCGCAACGCATGGAGATTGTGCGTGAAGCTGCGAACGGCATGTCCACGTCGGTGCTTGCGGCGCGGTTCGGTGTGACGCCGCGCGCGGTGCAATACACGGTGAAGAGTGACGCAGAGCGCCAGCGCGATACGGCGGTGCCGGTGTTAGCCGTAAGTGTGAAAGTGACGCCTGAAGAGATGGCGGAGTTTGACGCGGTGCTGGCATCAGCAGGGATCGAGACGCGCTCAGAAGGGCTTCGCCGATTGATGCAAGCGGCGGGTGGGACCTTTGTGGCGGACGCCCAACTGGCGGCAGAGATGACCCGCTACAGGGCCTCCCTGAATGAAGTCGGAAACGGTGTTGCGCAAATTGCCAAACAGATGCGACGCGCCAATCAGGCGGGGCAGGGATCTGGTCCCGAGTTCTCAGAATTGCGCCTCGCACAGATACGCGGGTTGGCGCGGTTCATCCTCGACAGTGCAGACGAGATTGACTTGCTGGTGCGTCGCCGCAGGGAGGCTATGCAGTTGACCGCGACCACCGCCCTGAGGGAGTTTGCCCATGCGGCTGAATGA
- a CDS encoding AMP-binding protein, translated as MIPLQTVADKLVRAIDEFSDAPALSDQSRTITYCRLGAFVEDIGRHLKTPQIVGIFGSPGVAMAASAVACVIAGRPFVHLDPAMPQMVLHNIISELQVSLVVACQDVAAGHLPRDCKTVDARGLLQGDVTLTEPLLAAAVSPDDPIYLVATSGTTGRPKCIPVAQDAAFLSYEWRDEFTSYHHGMRVGIYVFAIWEMFRPLRKGAELWFPDASTLFSPSELADFLIEHNVDEMLFTPSFYNTFLTVLDEAKAARLPLSRVILNGEVVGDDLITTSLEKLPNTDLWNLYSICETHDVCMSHLTELAGDAPVSVGVPMEHLRAIILDETDTPCPVGTSGQLHFEGPRMLGRGYINRPEETRLRFRELTIEGRETRLYDTGDQAWVDDTGALHIEGRIAHMLKLRGFSIQTRELTETLRDKLAFSSAAPWVADVGARGQSLIFYYAADASQAQANADKWGLTAGTNRMPPDFAAQMRDVLLKPIVCRRFWCKWMHCPCILFPARQTCAPCLLSRMTPTLKVLPKMP; from the coding sequence ATGATCCCACTTCAAACCGTCGCCGATAAACTTGTTCGTGCTATTGACGAATTTAGTGATGCGCCTGCGCTGTCGGATCAAAGCCGTACCATAACCTACTGCAGGCTCGGAGCGTTTGTCGAAGATATTGGACGGCATTTAAAGACACCCCAAATCGTGGGCATTTTCGGATCGCCCGGTGTGGCAATGGCCGCAAGTGCCGTGGCTTGTGTGATTGCGGGGCGGCCTTTTGTGCATCTGGACCCTGCTATGCCGCAAATGGTTCTGCACAATATCATTTCCGAATTGCAGGTCAGTCTGGTGGTTGCTTGCCAGGACGTCGCCGCTGGCCACTTGCCGCGCGATTGCAAAACTGTCGATGCGAGGGGCCTTTTGCAAGGAGATGTGACATTGACCGAACCGCTTCTCGCGGCCGCTGTATCCCCTGATGACCCGATCTATTTGGTGGCGACCTCTGGCACGACGGGGCGGCCCAAATGCATTCCTGTGGCCCAAGACGCGGCTTTTCTGTCCTACGAATGGCGCGATGAATTTACGTCCTACCACCATGGCATGCGCGTGGGCATCTATGTTTTTGCCATCTGGGAAATGTTTCGCCCGCTGCGCAAAGGGGCCGAATTGTGGTTCCCCGATGCAAGCACCTTGTTCAGCCCTAGCGAACTGGCGGACTTTCTGATCGAACACAATGTCGATGAGATGCTTTTCACACCGTCCTTCTACAACACGTTCCTCACAGTGCTTGACGAGGCGAAGGCCGCCCGCTTGCCTTTGAGCCGCGTTATTTTGAACGGAGAAGTCGTGGGCGACGATCTGATCACTACGTCGCTTGAAAAATTGCCGAACACGGATTTGTGGAACCTCTATAGCATCTGCGAAACGCACGATGTCTGTATGTCGCATTTGACCGAACTTGCGGGTGACGCGCCTGTGTCCGTTGGTGTCCCGATGGAGCATTTGCGGGCGATTATTCTAGACGAAACGGATACACCTTGCCCCGTTGGCACGTCAGGCCAATTGCATTTTGAAGGGCCGCGTATGTTGGGGCGCGGCTACATCAACCGCCCCGAAGAAACCCGCCTGCGGTTTCGGGAACTGACCATCGAAGGGCGAGAAACACGGCTTTATGATACCGGTGATCAGGCTTGGGTCGATGATACAGGTGCGCTGCACATCGAAGGGCGCATTGCCCATATGCTCAAACTCCGTGGGTTTTCGATCCAAACGCGCGAACTGACCGAAACGTTGCGCGACAAACTGGCCTTCTCCAGTGCTGCACCTTGGGTGGCGGATGTCGGGGCTCGTGGCCAAAGCCTGATCTTTTACTACGCCGCCGATGCCAGTCAGGCACAGGCGAATGCGGATAAATGGGGGCTGACAGCGGGCACAAACCGTATGCCGCCCGACTTCGCCGCGCAAATGCGCGACGTGTTGCTTAAACCTATTGTGTGCCGTCGTTTTTGGTGCAAATGGATGCACTGCCCTTGCATCCTGTTTCCGGCAAGGCAAACATGCGCGCCCTGCCTGTTGTCACGGATGACACCGACGTTGAAAGTGCTGCCGAAGATGCCGTGA